One Alligator mississippiensis isolate rAllMis1 chromosome 16, rAllMis1, whole genome shotgun sequence genomic region harbors:
- the LOC102576579 gene encoding perilipin-3 isoform X3, giving the protein MTSPKPSKASPNEPDMKPEPELEPEQQQNLASRVASLPLVSSAYDMVSAAYASTKDSHPYMRSMCDVAEKGVKTLGAVAASGAQPLLAKLEPQISTANDYACKGLDKLEETLPILQQPTDKILSDTKELVTSTVTGAKDALSSSVSAVSSRVTGAVDLTKGAVQGGVELTRAAVASGVSTVMGSAMGQMVASGMGAVLGKSEELVDHYLPMTDEELANLATAVEGFDVASVEQQKQQQSYFVRLGSLSSKLRHRAYQQSLGKLRRIRQSTQEGLGKLHHTIELMEHVKQGVDQKVQGGREKLHQMWLEWRQTQLGAGQDKEADSKVVMAEQPEQVESLALAMSRGLTQQLQAASQTLASSLQGLPAGIQDKVVQATKMLLKLMLGSDAA; this is encoded by the exons ATGACGTCTCCCAAGCCCAGCAAGGCTTCCCCGAACGAGCCAGACATGAAGCCAGAgccggagctggagccggagcagCAG CAGAACCTGGCCAGCCGCGTGGCCAGCCTGCCCCTGGTGAGCTCAGCCTACGACATGGTCTCGGCGGCCTACGCCTCCACCAAGGACAGCCACCCCTACATGCGGTCCATGTGCGACGTGGCCGAGAAGGGCGTGAAGACCCTCGGTGCGGTGGCCGCCAGTGGGGCCCAGCCCCTCCTTGCCAAGCTGGAGCCACAGA TCTCGACGGCAAATGACTatgcctgcaaggggctggacaaGCTGGAGGAGACGCTACCCATCCTCCAGCAGCCCACAGACAAG ATCCTTTCCGACACCAAGGAGCTGGTGACATCCACAGTAACGGGCGCCAAGGATGCCCTCTCCAGCAGCGTCAGTGCCGTGAGCAGCCGCGTGACCGGCGCAGTGGACCTCACCAAGGGTGCTGTGCAGGGCGGGGTGGAGCTGACCCGGGCGGCCGTGGCCAGCGGCGTGAGCACGGTCATGGGCTCAGCCATGGGGCAGATGGTGGCAAGTGGCATGGGCGCTGTGCTGGGCAAGTCAGAGGAGCTGGTGGATCACTACCTGCCCATGACCGACGAGGAGCTGG CCAACCTGGCCACAGCAGTGGAGGGCTTCGATGTGGCCTCagtggagcagcagaagcagcagcagagctactTTGTGCGCCTGGGCTCCCTGTCCAGCAAGCTGCGGCACCGTGCCTACCAGCAGTCCCTGGGCAAGCTGCGGCGCATCCGGCAGAGCACCCAGGAGGGGCTGGGCAAGCTCCACCACACCATCGAACTG ATGGAGCATGTCAAGCAGGGAGTTGATCAGAAGGTCCAGGGTGGACGGGAGAAGCTGCATCAGATGTGGCTGGAGTGGAGGCAGACGCAGCTCGGCGCAGGCCAGGACAAGGAGGCGGACAGCAAGGTGGTGATGGCTGAGCAGCCGGAG CAGGTGGAGTCTCTGGCCCTGGCCATGTCCCGAGGCCTCACCCAGCAGCTCCAAGCCGCCAGCCAGACGCTGGCATCCAGCCTCCAAGGCCTCCCCGCCGGCATCCAGGACAAGGTGGTGCAG GCCACAAAGATGCTCCTGAAGCTGATGTTGGGCTCAGACGCTGCGTGA
- the LOC102576579 gene encoding perilipin-3 isoform X2: MTSPKPSKASPNEPDMKPEPELEPEQQNLASRVASLPLVSSAYDMVSAAYASTKDSHPYMRSMCDVAEKGVKTLGAVAASGAQPLLAKLEPQISTANDYACKGLDKLEETLPILQQPTDKILSDTKELVTSTVTGAKDALSSSVSAVSSRVTGAVDLTKGAVQGGVELTRAAVASGVSTVMGSAMGQMVASGMGAVLGKSEELVDHYLPMTDEELANLATAVEGFDVASVEQQKQQQSYFVRLGSLSSKLRHRAYQQSLGKLRRIRQSTQEGLGKLHHTIELMEHVKQGVDQKVQGGREKLHQMWLEWRQTQLGAGQDKEADSKVVMAEQPEQVESLALAMSRGLTQQLQAASQTLASSLQGLPAGIQDKVVQVRQQVEELRAAFSAAGSLQDLPGSVLSRSRERVAQARELLDELVEHVGQSMPLSWLVGPFAPGGKQPEDMEME, translated from the exons ATGACGTCTCCCAAGCCCAGCAAGGCTTCCCCGAACGAGCCAGACATGAAGCCAGAgccggagctggagccggagcagCAG AACCTGGCCAGCCGCGTGGCCAGCCTGCCCCTGGTGAGCTCAGCCTACGACATGGTCTCGGCGGCCTACGCCTCCACCAAGGACAGCCACCCCTACATGCGGTCCATGTGCGACGTGGCCGAGAAGGGCGTGAAGACCCTCGGTGCGGTGGCCGCCAGTGGGGCCCAGCCCCTCCTTGCCAAGCTGGAGCCACAGA TCTCGACGGCAAATGACTatgcctgcaaggggctggacaaGCTGGAGGAGACGCTACCCATCCTCCAGCAGCCCACAGACAAG ATCCTTTCCGACACCAAGGAGCTGGTGACATCCACAGTAACGGGCGCCAAGGATGCCCTCTCCAGCAGCGTCAGTGCCGTGAGCAGCCGCGTGACCGGCGCAGTGGACCTCACCAAGGGTGCTGTGCAGGGCGGGGTGGAGCTGACCCGGGCGGCCGTGGCCAGCGGCGTGAGCACGGTCATGGGCTCAGCCATGGGGCAGATGGTGGCAAGTGGCATGGGCGCTGTGCTGGGCAAGTCAGAGGAGCTGGTGGATCACTACCTGCCCATGACCGACGAGGAGCTGG CCAACCTGGCCACAGCAGTGGAGGGCTTCGATGTGGCCTCagtggagcagcagaagcagcagcagagctactTTGTGCGCCTGGGCTCCCTGTCCAGCAAGCTGCGGCACCGTGCCTACCAGCAGTCCCTGGGCAAGCTGCGGCGCATCCGGCAGAGCACCCAGGAGGGGCTGGGCAAGCTCCACCACACCATCGAACTG ATGGAGCATGTCAAGCAGGGAGTTGATCAGAAGGTCCAGGGTGGACGGGAGAAGCTGCATCAGATGTGGCTGGAGTGGAGGCAGACGCAGCTCGGCGCAGGCCAGGACAAGGAGGCGGACAGCAAGGTGGTGATGGCTGAGCAGCCGGAG CAGGTGGAGTCTCTGGCCCTGGCCATGTCCCGAGGCCTCACCCAGCAGCTCCAAGCCGCCAGCCAGACGCTGGCATCCAGCCTCCAAGGCCTCCCCGCCGGCATCCAGGACAAGGTGGTGCAGGTGCGGCAGCAGGTCGAGGAGCTCCGCGCGGCCTTCTCGGCAGCCGGCTCCCTCCAGGACCTGCCAGGCAGCGTCCTGAGCCGGAGCCGGGAGCGCGTGGCCCAAGCCCGCGAGCTGCTGGACGAGCTGGTGGAGCACGTGGGGCAGAGCATGCCGCTCTCCTGGCTCGTGGGTCCCTTCGCCCCAGGTGGCAAACAGCCAGAGGACATGGAAATGGAGTAG
- the LOC102576579 gene encoding perilipin-3 isoform X1, producing MTSPKPSKASPNEPDMKPEPELEPEQQQNLASRVASLPLVSSAYDMVSAAYASTKDSHPYMRSMCDVAEKGVKTLGAVAASGAQPLLAKLEPQISTANDYACKGLDKLEETLPILQQPTDKILSDTKELVTSTVTGAKDALSSSVSAVSSRVTGAVDLTKGAVQGGVELTRAAVASGVSTVMGSAMGQMVASGMGAVLGKSEELVDHYLPMTDEELANLATAVEGFDVASVEQQKQQQSYFVRLGSLSSKLRHRAYQQSLGKLRRIRQSTQEGLGKLHHTIELMEHVKQGVDQKVQGGREKLHQMWLEWRQTQLGAGQDKEADSKVVMAEQPEQVESLALAMSRGLTQQLQAASQTLASSLQGLPAGIQDKVVQVRQQVEELRAAFSAAGSLQDLPGSVLSRSRERVAQARELLDELVEHVGQSMPLSWLVGPFAPGGKQPEDMEME from the exons ATGACGTCTCCCAAGCCCAGCAAGGCTTCCCCGAACGAGCCAGACATGAAGCCAGAgccggagctggagccggagcagCAG CAGAACCTGGCCAGCCGCGTGGCCAGCCTGCCCCTGGTGAGCTCAGCCTACGACATGGTCTCGGCGGCCTACGCCTCCACCAAGGACAGCCACCCCTACATGCGGTCCATGTGCGACGTGGCCGAGAAGGGCGTGAAGACCCTCGGTGCGGTGGCCGCCAGTGGGGCCCAGCCCCTCCTTGCCAAGCTGGAGCCACAGA TCTCGACGGCAAATGACTatgcctgcaaggggctggacaaGCTGGAGGAGACGCTACCCATCCTCCAGCAGCCCACAGACAAG ATCCTTTCCGACACCAAGGAGCTGGTGACATCCACAGTAACGGGCGCCAAGGATGCCCTCTCCAGCAGCGTCAGTGCCGTGAGCAGCCGCGTGACCGGCGCAGTGGACCTCACCAAGGGTGCTGTGCAGGGCGGGGTGGAGCTGACCCGGGCGGCCGTGGCCAGCGGCGTGAGCACGGTCATGGGCTCAGCCATGGGGCAGATGGTGGCAAGTGGCATGGGCGCTGTGCTGGGCAAGTCAGAGGAGCTGGTGGATCACTACCTGCCCATGACCGACGAGGAGCTGG CCAACCTGGCCACAGCAGTGGAGGGCTTCGATGTGGCCTCagtggagcagcagaagcagcagcagagctactTTGTGCGCCTGGGCTCCCTGTCCAGCAAGCTGCGGCACCGTGCCTACCAGCAGTCCCTGGGCAAGCTGCGGCGCATCCGGCAGAGCACCCAGGAGGGGCTGGGCAAGCTCCACCACACCATCGAACTG ATGGAGCATGTCAAGCAGGGAGTTGATCAGAAGGTCCAGGGTGGACGGGAGAAGCTGCATCAGATGTGGCTGGAGTGGAGGCAGACGCAGCTCGGCGCAGGCCAGGACAAGGAGGCGGACAGCAAGGTGGTGATGGCTGAGCAGCCGGAG CAGGTGGAGTCTCTGGCCCTGGCCATGTCCCGAGGCCTCACCCAGCAGCTCCAAGCCGCCAGCCAGACGCTGGCATCCAGCCTCCAAGGCCTCCCCGCCGGCATCCAGGACAAGGTGGTGCAGGTGCGGCAGCAGGTCGAGGAGCTCCGCGCGGCCTTCTCGGCAGCCGGCTCCCTCCAGGACCTGCCAGGCAGCGTCCTGAGCCGGAGCCGGGAGCGCGTGGCCCAAGCCCGCGAGCTGCTGGACGAGCTGGTGGAGCACGTGGGGCAGAGCATGCCGCTCTCCTGGCTCGTGGGTCCCTTCGCCCCAGGTGGCAAACAGCCAGAGGACATGGAAATGGAGTAG